A window from Apostichopus japonicus isolate 1M-3 chromosome 2, ASM3797524v1, whole genome shotgun sequence encodes these proteins:
- the LOC139981564 gene encoding uncharacterized protein isoform X1, with protein MAKRIVRFWENYKYRFVPWIAANLKSRSARCVETSSDNILPETIVSSSLVKLFTALNENEKLTPPNDRNSRLVTKFDSERINAAKPGNGKLEHFLPPMKSNFLVKDVFVFPIPCVREQLNNLLTLKDSFVERKIKQYLTLLREHFSAIPDTSIKPLNLTKYQTVPKQSLRRYQQHCNRTYSTTEHKHEFSIGVAGHDGPQKGTEGVFLKYPQQVMFDVFKFTIQRKLSNLPEGGVGVFVSSGVLPKHHIVAMYPGTIYLPSEPILLQSLGNPFIFRCADGLLIDGCDKRLSKMIYNSCSRRDRIAPNTASSDLTWTTDYPQNPLNVGQYINNQTKEYPANVAYQELNIDHNFPLHLRKYLPNVFYCAGQLHQRPLRTVVLVSLRDIQPGEELLSSYFTLIH; from the exons ATGGCCAAGAGAATTGTGAGATTTTGGGAAAATTACAAATACCGATTTGTTCCATGGATCGCCGCCAACTTGAAATCGAG GTCAGCGCGATGTGTGGAAACATCAAGTGACAACATTTTACCCGAGACCATTGTATCCTCATCTTTAGTTAAGCTTTTCACTGCTTTGAATGAGAATGAAAAACTTACTCCACCAAATGACCGCAACTCTAGACTAGTTACTAAATTTGATAGTGAAAGAATAAATGCTGCCAAACCTGGAAATGGGAAGCTTGAGCATTTTCTTCCACCTATGAAAtcaaattttcttgtaaaaGATGTATTTGTGTTTCCTATTCCCTGTGTGAGAGAACAATTGAATAATTTATTAACACTCAAAGATTCATTTGTAGAAAggaaaatcaaacaatatttGACGCTGTTACGTGAACACTTCAGTGCAATTCCAGATACAAGCATAAAGCCTTTGAATTTGACAAAATATCAAACAGTACCCAAACAGAGTTTGCGTCGATACCAGCAGCATTGCAATAGGACTTATTCTACCACAGAACACAAACATGAATTTTCAATCGGAGTGGCAGGTCATGATGGACCCCAGAAAGGAACGGAAGGAGTGTTTCTTAAATATCCACAACAAGTAATGTTTGATGTTTTTAAGTTTACCATACAACGCAAACTCAGTAATCTTCCAGAAGGTGGTGTTGGAGTGTTTGTCAGCAGTGGTGTGTTACCAAAGCACCACATAGTTGCAATGTATCCAG GGACAATATATCTCCCATCCGAGCCAATTCTCCTTCAGTCTCTCGGCAATCCATTCATCTTTCGATGTGCGGATGGGTTACTCATTGATGGATGTGACAAAAGGCTCTCAAAAATGATTTATAA CTCCTGTAGCCGCCGGGACAGAATTGCACCAAATACAGCATCATCAGATCTCACCTGGACGACGGACTATCCACAGAATCCTTTAAACGTCGGACAGTACATCAACAACCAAACAAAAG AATATCCAGCAAATGTTGCCTACCAAGAATTAAACATTGACCATAATTTTCCATTACATCTAAGAAAATACCTTCCCAATGTTTTTTATTGTGCTGGGCAGCTCCACCAGAG ACCCCTCAGAACTGTTGTGCTCGTTTCGCTGAGGGACATTCAACCTGGAGAAGAACTATTGTCATCTTACTTTACCCTGATACACTGA
- the LOC139981564 gene encoding uncharacterized protein isoform X2: MAKRIVRFWENYKYRFVPWIAANLKSRSARCVETSSDNILPETIVSSSLVKLFTALNENEKLTPPNDRNSRLVTKFDSERINAAKPGNGKLEHFLPPMKSNFLVKDVFVFPIPCVREQLNNLLTLKDSFVERKIKQYLTLLREHFSAIPDTSIKPLNLTKYQTVPKQSLRRYQQHCNRTYSTTEHKHEFSIGVAGHDGPQKGTEGVFLKYPQQVMFDVFKFTIQRKLSNLPEGGVGVFVSSGVLPKHHIVAMYPGTIYLPSEPILLQSLGNPFIFRCADGLLIDGCDKRLSKMIYKLAPVAAGTELHQIQHHQISPGRRTIHRIL; the protein is encoded by the exons ATGGCCAAGAGAATTGTGAGATTTTGGGAAAATTACAAATACCGATTTGTTCCATGGATCGCCGCCAACTTGAAATCGAG GTCAGCGCGATGTGTGGAAACATCAAGTGACAACATTTTACCCGAGACCATTGTATCCTCATCTTTAGTTAAGCTTTTCACTGCTTTGAATGAGAATGAAAAACTTACTCCACCAAATGACCGCAACTCTAGACTAGTTACTAAATTTGATAGTGAAAGAATAAATGCTGCCAAACCTGGAAATGGGAAGCTTGAGCATTTTCTTCCACCTATGAAAtcaaattttcttgtaaaaGATGTATTTGTGTTTCCTATTCCCTGTGTGAGAGAACAATTGAATAATTTATTAACACTCAAAGATTCATTTGTAGAAAggaaaatcaaacaatatttGACGCTGTTACGTGAACACTTCAGTGCAATTCCAGATACAAGCATAAAGCCTTTGAATTTGACAAAATATCAAACAGTACCCAAACAGAGTTTGCGTCGATACCAGCAGCATTGCAATAGGACTTATTCTACCACAGAACACAAACATGAATTTTCAATCGGAGTGGCAGGTCATGATGGACCCCAGAAAGGAACGGAAGGAGTGTTTCTTAAATATCCACAACAAGTAATGTTTGATGTTTTTAAGTTTACCATACAACGCAAACTCAGTAATCTTCCAGAAGGTGGTGTTGGAGTGTTTGTCAGCAGTGGTGTGTTACCAAAGCACCACATAGTTGCAATGTATCCAG GGACAATATATCTCCCATCCGAGCCAATTCTCCTTCAGTCTCTCGGCAATCCATTCATCTTTCGATGTGCGGATGGGTTACTCATTGATGGATGTGACAAAAGGCTCTCAAAAATGATTTATAA GCTAGCTCCTGTAGCCGCCGGGACAGAATTGCACCAAATACAGCATCATCAGATCTCACCTGGACGACGGACTATCCACAGAATCCTTTAA